A DNA window from Tenuifilaceae bacterium CYCD contains the following coding sequences:
- the tilS gene encoding tRNA(Ile)-lysidine synthase, with protein MQDRFINFIRENNLTTPNDSVLLGVSSGIDSMAMLHLFQKSGFKIAVAHCNFGLRGDESDGDEQFVKYYCLMNGIICHSIKFDTNKYASENKLSIQVAARELRYAYFEEICKEHKYTKVAIAHNLNDTVETVLLNLSRGTGIKGVAGIKVMNGNIIRPLLFATRSEIEAFTIKHDIKFREDSSNSTTKYKRNFIRHKIIPELRYLNPSVDRAIADTANHLQEAVWLVEEQLDRIRQAVVSRKGEDILFSIEALKKERSARFFLVEELNQFGFSPSMASTVIELLDSESGRRVESSSHTLYKDREFLILTPKKAKDDDVVQIDTNTNSISSPIKLKVEVIDVSNIVIEKDPDIALIDYAKLKFPLTLRVWQPGEKFIPFGMNGFKKISDFLVDIKVPMHQKSNVYVLVSGDEIVWVVGYRIDNRYKIDEESSRVLKIKIL; from the coding sequence ATGCAGGATAGATTTATCAATTTTATTAGGGAGAACAATTTAACTACGCCAAACGATTCAGTATTGCTTGGTGTGAGTAGTGGAATCGATTCAATGGCGATGCTGCATTTGTTTCAAAAATCGGGGTTTAAGATAGCGGTAGCCCATTGTAATTTTGGACTACGTGGCGATGAGTCCGATGGCGATGAGCAGTTTGTGAAGTATTACTGCTTGATGAATGGAATCATTTGCCATTCCATCAAGTTCGATACAAACAAGTATGCCTCGGAGAATAAACTATCAATTCAGGTTGCTGCGCGAGAATTGAGGTATGCCTATTTTGAAGAGATATGTAAGGAACATAAATACACCAAAGTTGCCATAGCCCATAACTTGAACGATACAGTTGAAACGGTTTTACTCAACCTAAGCCGTGGAACCGGAATTAAAGGAGTTGCTGGCATTAAGGTGATGAATGGTAATATTATTAGGCCACTTTTATTCGCAACTCGTTCAGAAATTGAAGCCTTTACAATAAAACACGACATAAAATTCCGGGAGGACTCCAGCAATTCAACAACAAAGTACAAACGAAATTTCATTCGGCATAAAATCATCCCTGAATTAAGGTATTTAAATCCATCTGTAGATAGGGCTATTGCCGATACGGCAAACCATTTGCAGGAGGCGGTTTGGTTGGTGGAAGAACAGCTTGATAGAATTCGGCAAGCTGTTGTTTCTAGGAAAGGAGAGGATATTCTATTTTCTATTGAGGCGCTTAAGAAGGAGCGAAGCGCTCGATTCTTTTTGGTTGAGGAGTTGAATCAATTTGGATTTTCGCCTTCGATGGCGAGCACCGTTATCGAATTATTGGATTCAGAATCGGGGCGGAGAGTGGAGTCATCATCTCATACTCTGTATAAGGATAGAGAGTTTTTGATACTTACGCCCAAAAAGGCAAAAGATGATGATGTTGTACAAATTGATACCAACACAAATTCAATCTCAAGCCCAATTAAGTTAAAAGTTGAAGTTATAGATGTTTCAAACATTGTAATCGAAAAAGACCCTGATATCGCTTTGATCGATTACGCTAAATTGAAATTCCCGTTAACTCTACGAGTTTGGCAACCCGGCGAAAAATTTATTCCTTTCGGAATGAACGGGTTTAAAAAAATCAGCGATTTTCTTGTCGATATCAAGGTGCCGATGCATCAGAAAAGTAACGTTTATGTGCTTGTCTCGGGCGATGAAATTGTTTGGGTTGTTGGGTATAGAATTGACAATCGGTATAAAATAGATGAGGAATCCTCAAGAGTTCTAAAAATCAAAATTTTATAA
- the pabB gene encoding para-aminobenzoate synthase, protein MRDSLTFTIKNPNLLAENLSFCIARFDYGILLRGKDLLHIPETDISGRFDLLAGLGAISVCNPSKNHFDNLSESLKRNDWMLGYLFYDLKNELEDLTSVNHDGIGFPELFFFQPKILLIVESNILTVSYYENITGKDNIEALVKELFSEKKKDPTFQKDIVFKSRYSRQEYLDTINQVKSHIARGDIYEMNLCQEFYNDNCDICPESVFNGLYRISPTPFGAFMKVGNKYLLSASPERYIRKDGDLIISQPIKGTAPRKKDLLEDEAMKNQLANDPKERAENVMIVDLVRNDLSKVATKGSVRVNELCGVYSFCQVHQMISTVTCKLQPDLNVVEPIKSTFPMGSMTGAPKIRAMQLIEEFERSKRGLFSGAVGYFTPDGNFDFNVVIRSLLYNKENSYLSFTVGGAITFNSDPVKEYNECLLKAKAILTTLNATIENAG, encoded by the coding sequence ATGAGAGATAGCCTAACGTTTACTATTAAGAATCCGAATCTTTTAGCCGAGAATCTATCGTTTTGTATTGCTAGGTTCGATTATGGTATTTTACTTAGAGGAAAGGATTTGCTACATATTCCTGAAACAGATATTAGTGGTAGATTCGATTTGCTTGCAGGGTTAGGCGCAATTTCCGTTTGCAATCCCAGTAAAAACCATTTCGATAATCTTTCAGAATCGTTAAAACGAAACGACTGGATGTTAGGATATTTGTTCTATGATTTAAAAAATGAGTTAGAAGATTTAACGTCAGTAAATCATGATGGAATTGGTTTTCCTGAGTTATTCTTTTTTCAGCCGAAGATATTGTTAATTGTAGAATCGAATATTCTTACCGTTTCTTACTATGAGAATATCACCGGTAAGGATAATATTGAAGCTCTAGTTAAAGAGTTATTTTCGGAGAAGAAGAAAGATCCGACTTTTCAAAAGGATATCGTTTTTAAGTCGCGATACAGTAGACAAGAATACTTGGATACAATAAATCAGGTTAAGAGCCATATTGCGAGGGGCGATATCTACGAAATGAATCTCTGTCAGGAGTTTTATAACGATAATTGCGATATCTGCCCAGAATCGGTTTTCAACGGGTTATACAGAATATCTCCAACTCCATTTGGTGCATTTATGAAGGTTGGTAATAAGTACTTACTTTCAGCCAGCCCCGAAAGGTATATTAGGAAAGACGGCGATTTGATTATTAGTCAGCCTATAAAAGGAACCGCGCCTCGAAAAAAGGATTTGCTTGAGGATGAGGCAATGAAAAATCAATTAGCAAATGATCCCAAGGAGAGAGCCGAAAACGTGATGATTGTCGATTTGGTTCGTAACGATTTATCAAAAGTTGCAACGAAGGGATCGGTCCGGGTTAATGAACTTTGTGGCGTATACAGTTTCTGTCAGGTTCATCAAATGATATCTACAGTAACCTGTAAATTACAGCCAGATTTAAATGTTGTAGAGCCTATTAAATCCACATTTCCGATGGGATCAATGACTGGAGCCCCAAAAATTAGAGCAATGCAGTTGATTGAGGAGTTCGAGCGTTCCAAACGGGGATTATTTTCCGGTGCAGTTGGCTATTTCACGCCCGATGGCAATTTTGATTTTAACGTGGTGATTCGTAGTTTGCTCTATAACAAAGAAAATAGTTACCTTTCGTTCACCGTAGGAGGAGCAATTACATTCAATTCCGATCCTGTGAAGGAATACAATGAATGCTTGCTCAAGGCAAAAGCAATTCTTACCACTTTAAATGCAACAATTGAAAATGCAGGATAG
- a CDS encoding aldehyde reductase, whose product MSKVVLVTGGTGYLGSWVVKKLLENGYSVRVAVRNLRNSKKYIHLTQLENSGNLTFFEADLLSEGSFDDAAEGADAIIHMASPFILSVRDAQKDLIKPAVMGTRNVLSSATKSSTVKKVVLTSSIAAVYGDNADLKDLGVDEFTEEYFNFSSSVKHQPYSYSKVMAEKEAWRAFNEQSKWTLVVINPTLVMGPSLTDGSSSESLKIMSDLIGGKYRMGVPDLQFGFVDVRDVAKAHVLALENENVQGRHILVSRVANLLSLANIIEHGFPGKFKLPQKIVPKILMLPVSWIFGFSPKFVLRNVGCKIKVSNRRSIEEFGLKYTDLDVTISDMVKQMISKK is encoded by the coding sequence ATGTCTAAAGTTGTATTGGTAACTGGTGGTACTGGATATTTGGGGTCTTGGGTGGTGAAAAAATTACTCGAAAACGGTTATTCGGTGCGAGTTGCAGTGCGTAACCTTCGGAACAGTAAAAAATACATCCATTTAACGCAGTTAGAGAATTCTGGTAACCTGACTTTTTTTGAGGCCGATTTGCTTAGTGAAGGTTCTTTTGACGATGCAGCCGAAGGTGCCGATGCTATTATTCATATGGCATCACCCTTCATTTTAAGCGTTCGGGATGCCCAAAAGGATTTGATAAAGCCTGCTGTGATGGGAACAAGGAATGTACTTAGCTCAGCAACTAAATCGTCAACAGTAAAAAAAGTGGTGCTAACCTCTAGCATTGCTGCCGTTTATGGCGATAATGCCGATTTAAAAGATTTGGGTGTTGATGAGTTTACTGAGGAATATTTTAACTTCTCAAGCAGTGTAAAGCATCAGCCTTACTCTTACTCAAAGGTAATGGCTGAGAAGGAAGCGTGGCGTGCTTTCAATGAGCAGTCGAAATGGACACTCGTTGTTATTAACCCAACGTTGGTAATGGGACCATCGTTAACTGATGGGTCAAGCTCGGAGAGCTTAAAAATAATGAGCGATTTAATTGGTGGAAAATATAGAATGGGAGTTCCTGATTTACAGTTTGGCTTTGTGGATGTGCGTGATGTAGCAAAGGCTCATGTGCTTGCCCTTGAGAATGAAAATGTACAAGGACGTCATATTTTAGTTTCGCGAGTTGCTAATCTGTTAAGCCTTGCCAATATTATTGAGCACGGATTTCCGGGTAAATTTAAACTTCCTCAAAAAATAGTCCCTAAAATATTGATGTTGCCTGTTAGTTGGATTTTTGGCTTTAGCCCAAAGTTTGTGCTTAGGAATGTGGGGTGCAAAATAAAAGTTAGCAACAGGCGTAGTATCGAAGAGTTCGGCCTAAAATATACTGATTTAGACGTAACGATTTCCGATATGGTTAAGCAAATGATTTCTAAAAAATAG
- the proS gene encoding proline--tRNA ligase, with the protein MAKEITGRNENYSQWYNDIVTKAGLADYSAVRGCMVIKPYGFAIWEKMQAQLDKMFKETGHQNAYFPLFIPKSFFSKEASHVEGFAKECAVVTHYRLKNDPNGKGVVVDDEAKLEEELIVRPTSETIIWNTYKGWIQSYRDLPILLNQWANVVRWEMRTRLFLRTAEFLWQEGHTAHATRQEAVEEAERMINVYATFAQNWMAMPVVIGRKSESERFAGAIDTYSIEAMMQDGKALQAGTSHFLGQNFAKAFDVKFLNKDSVLDYVWATSWGVSTRLMGALVMIHSDDNGLVLPPMLAPTQVVFVPIYKSDEELAKITEKVKQLREALHLQGITTHYDDRDNYKPGFKFAEYEMKGYPVRIAIGPKDLEKGTVEVARRDTLQKQYLPQEGLATSIVNLLDDIQNNLYTRAVEFRSQNITKVDTYEEFKKVLTEKGGFVLAHWDGTVETEQIIKEETKATIRCIPIDGEMEEGKCILTGKPSKQRAIFALAY; encoded by the coding sequence ATGGCAAAGGAAATTACAGGCAGAAACGAGAATTATTCACAGTGGTATAACGATATCGTAACAAAGGCTGGACTAGCTGATTATTCTGCTGTTAGAGGTTGTATGGTTATTAAACCTTACGGTTTTGCAATATGGGAAAAAATGCAGGCTCAACTCGATAAGATGTTTAAGGAGACTGGGCATCAGAATGCATATTTTCCACTATTTATCCCTAAATCATTTTTTAGCAAGGAGGCTTCGCATGTTGAAGGTTTTGCAAAGGAGTGTGCAGTTGTTACGCATTATCGTTTGAAAAATGATCCTAACGGGAAAGGTGTTGTTGTGGATGATGAGGCTAAACTTGAGGAAGAGTTGATTGTTAGACCTACATCAGAAACCATAATTTGGAATACCTACAAGGGGTGGATTCAATCATACCGCGATTTGCCCATTCTCTTAAATCAGTGGGCTAACGTTGTTCGGTGGGAGATGAGAACACGATTATTTTTGCGTACTGCGGAATTTTTATGGCAGGAGGGACACACTGCTCATGCAACAAGGCAGGAGGCTGTGGAGGAAGCAGAGCGCATGATAAATGTTTATGCAACTTTTGCCCAGAACTGGATGGCAATGCCTGTTGTTATTGGCCGTAAATCGGAATCGGAACGCTTTGCTGGAGCTATCGATACTTATTCTATTGAAGCTATGATGCAGGATGGTAAAGCTTTGCAGGCTGGAACATCCCATTTCTTAGGGCAAAATTTTGCAAAAGCATTTGACGTAAAATTCCTAAATAAGGATAGCGTTCTTGACTATGTATGGGCCACCTCGTGGGGTGTATCCACACGATTGATGGGGGCTTTGGTGATGATTCACTCCGATGATAATGGCTTGGTTCTTCCTCCAATGTTGGCTCCAACGCAGGTTGTTTTTGTTCCCATTTATAAGAGTGATGAGGAGTTGGCTAAAATCACCGAAAAAGTTAAGCAATTAAGGGAGGCTTTGCACCTACAGGGCATAACAACCCACTATGATGATAGGGATAACTATAAGCCAGGTTTTAAATTTGCCGAGTACGAGATGAAGGGTTATCCTGTTAGGATTGCAATTGGTCCGAAAGACTTAGAAAAGGGAACTGTTGAGGTTGCAAGGCGTGATACTCTTCAAAAACAGTACTTACCTCAGGAAGGTCTTGCTACTTCAATTGTAAACTTGCTGGACGATATTCAGAATAATCTTTACACTAGAGCCGTTGAGTTCCGAAGCCAAAATATTACAAAGGTTGATACCTACGAGGAGTTCAAAAAGGTGCTTACTGAAAAGGGTGGTTTTGTTTTAGCCCATTGGGATGGAACTGTTGAAACAGAACAAATTATTAAGGAAGAAACCAAGGCAACTATTAGGTGTATCCCTATTGATGGCGAAATGGAGGAGGGAAAATGTATTCTTACTGGAAAACCCTCTAAACAACGTGCTATTTTTGCTCTTGCATATTAA